A part of Desulfobacterales bacterium genomic DNA contains:
- a CDS encoding four helix bundle protein, which translates to MGLDDKNIFTFQDLTVWQKAVQFAERVIQFIDEFDRPRKHYRLIEQLESASTSVAMNIAEGKGRQTTKEFIQFLYIARGSLFEVITLLEIMNKAAWIEKKKVVEFNKMGLELTKMINALIKSMK; encoded by the coding sequence ATGGGTTTGGATGATAAAAACATATTTACCTTTCAGGATTTGACCGTATGGCAAAAAGCGGTTCAGTTTGCTGAAAGGGTTATCCAATTTATTGACGAGTTTGATAGACCTCGTAAACATTATCGTTTAATAGAACAGCTTGAGTCGGCAAGTACCAGTGTGGCAATGAATATTGCCGAAGGCAAGGGACGTCAAACCACTAAAGAGTTTATCCAGTTTTTATATATAGCCAGAGGATCATTGTTTGAAGTGATCACTCTCCTTGAAATTATGAACAAGGCAGCGTGGATAGAAAAGAAAAAAGTGGTAGAATTTAACAAGATGGGTTTAGAGCTGACGAAAATGATTAATGCACTAATAAAATCCATGAAATAA
- the argF gene encoding ornithine carbamoyltransferase codes for MKKDILTLLDLEKKDFDRLFKRAAELKKRHQQGRLDMPLKAKTLGLVFDKHSTRTRLSFEAAMAQLGGNSIFISARDTQMARSEPVRDTARVLSRYLDCLAIRTYSQDLLQEFAEFSSIPVINALTDMYHPCQVLSDLMTIVEFKKGYAGVNIVWVGDGNNVSHSWINAAAVLDLNLVLACPEGYYPDERVLKKTLLLKTGRIQVTSDPVKAVRDADVIYTDVWASMGKESESASRKRAFAAFQVNSTLMKKAPKDAIVMHCLPAHRGEEISNSVLEGPASVVWDQSENKMHMHKAILETLMGVWGRGKSD; via the coding sequence TTGAAAAAAGACATCTTAACATTGTTGGATCTGGAAAAAAAAGACTTTGACCGGCTCTTTAAACGGGCAGCCGAACTGAAAAAGCGCCACCAGCAGGGGCGCCTGGATATGCCGTTGAAAGCCAAAACCCTCGGTCTTGTTTTCGACAAGCACTCCACCCGTACGCGCCTGTCCTTTGAGGCGGCCATGGCGCAGCTGGGGGGAAACTCTATTTTTATCAGCGCCCGGGACACCCAGATGGCCCGGTCCGAGCCGGTGCGGGACACCGCCCGGGTACTTTCCAGATACCTGGATTGCCTGGCGATCCGGACGTATTCCCAGGACCTGCTGCAGGAGTTTGCCGAATTTTCATCCATCCCGGTCATCAACGCGCTGACCGATATGTATCATCCCTGTCAGGTGTTGAGCGACCTGATGACCATAGTTGAATTTAAAAAGGGTTACGCCGGCGTCAACATCGTCTGGGTCGGGGACGGCAACAATGTGTCGCATTCATGGATCAACGCGGCGGCGGTATTGGATCTTAACCTGGTGCTGGCCTGCCCGGAAGGGTATTATCCGGACGAGCGGGTCTTGAAAAAAACGCTCCTCCTGAAAACCGGCCGGATCCAGGTTACCTCCGACCCGGTAAAGGCCGTCAGGGACGCCGACGTGATATATACGGATGTATGGGCCAGCATGGGCAAGGAAAGTGAATCCGCTTCCCGCAAGCGCGCGTTTGCCGCGTTTCAGGTCAACAGCACCCTTATGAAAAAAGCGCCCAAAGATGCCATTGTCATGCACTGCCTCCCGGCGCACCGCGGCGAAGAAATCAGCAACTCGGTTCTGGAAGGGCCGGCCTCGGTTGTCTGGGACCAGTCGGAAAACAAGATGCACATGCACAAGGCGATCCTGGAAACCCTGATGGGCGTATGGGGCAGGGGGAAAAGCGATTGA